A genomic segment from Necator americanus strain Aroian chromosome III, whole genome shotgun sequence encodes:
- a CDS encoding hypothetical protein (NECATOR_CHRIII.G11756.T1): MSSTSAATFKIRPIISCVGGPTDQISWFLNKIQICTPDFSESALNMFKSAIEVGTGNEERHESRRLALKTTYAYGDTVRSHYRRTRAVNSNVPRENKIDLCLPFISDSISTAVVVVAALFKRNYKTM, translated from the exons ATGAGTTCGACATCAGCGgcaacattcaaaatccgaccaataataagttgtgtgggaggaccaaCGGATCAAATTTCGTGGTTCCTCAATAAAAT CCAAATCTGCACACCCGACTTCAGTGAAAGTGCATTGAATATGTTCAAAAGCGCTATTGAAGTAGGCACTGGCAAtgaagaacgacacgaatcacgaagactagccttgaaaaCCACATATGCTTATGGCGATACTGTACGTtcgcattaccgaagaacccgcgctgtaaatagcaatgtacctcgcgaaaacaaaattgatctttgtcttccttttatctctgacagtaTCAGTACCGCTGTTGTCGTTGTTGCAGCATTGTTCAAGCGCAATTACAAAACGATGTGA